The following proteins are co-located in the Methanobacterium aggregans genome:
- a CDS encoding methyltransferase family protein — protein MRIQSERGQKVVSTGIYGRIRHPLYLGGILMFLGGPLLLGSIYGFILGLLMSMSLVLRTIGEEKMLTEELEGYADYKKKVRYRLIPHVW, from the coding sequence GTGAGAATACAATCGGAAAGAGGTCAAAAAGTAGTTTCCACTGGAATTTACGGGCGGATAAGACACCCTTTATACCTTGGAGGTATCCTAATGTTTTTAGGTGGTCCTCTTCTACTTGGCTCCATCTACGGGTTCATCTTAGGCCTGCTGATGTCAATGTCCCTAGTTCTCCGCACCATCGGCGAGGAGAAAATGCTGACGGAGGAACTGGAAGGATACGCAGACTACAAAAAGAAGGTCAGATACAGGTTAATTCCCCACGTATGGTAA
- a CDS encoding pirin family protein has protein sequence MIEDGFQLWVNLPSSLKMATRVTGKSRPLKFQSLDWMGVMIEVIAGEVERVKGGVKEIFADPGYLDVSIPPEKSYQQPVKHGHTAFAYVFEGKVLEVTKKITPQASNHLIIFGEGDMVKAPTVNGPLRFLLISGKPLNEPIARYGPVMNTDEEIVEALKDLRKGTFVKQV, from the coding sequence GTGATTGAGGATGGATTTCAGCTCTGGGTGAACCTTCCATCCAGTTTAAAGATGGCCACCCGTGTTACAGGGAAGTCACGTCCTCTCAAATTCCAGAGCTTAGACTGGATGGGGGTGATGATAGAAGTCATAGCTGGTGAAGTAGAAAGAGTTAAAGGTGGAGTAAAGGAAATATTTGCTGATCCTGGGTATCTGGACGTTTCCATTCCTCCAGAGAAATCTTACCAGCAGCCAGTTAAACATGGACATACAGCATTTGCCTATGTTTTTGAAGGCAAGGTATTGGAGGTAACCAAGAAGATAACTCCACAGGCTTCTAATCATTTAATCATCTTTGGGGAGGGAGATATGGTCAAAGCACCCACTGTTAATGGTCCTTTAAGATTTCTTTTAATATCTGGAAAACCATTAAATGAACCTATTGCCCGTTACGGCCCCGTCATGAACACAGATGAAGAGATAGTGGAGGCTCTCAAGGATCTGCGGAAGGGCACCTTCGTTAAACAAGTTTGA
- a CDS encoding rhodanese-like domain-containing protein, with amino-acid sequence MPQFLTITPQDALKLIEESPEISILDIRPRDEFEREHVPGAENMDYHGHEFQKKVENLDKDKIYLIYCKSGVRGGYFMDKMRDSGFKGAFNVLGGFVAWKVSKLPLSSD; translated from the coding sequence ATGCCCCAATTTCTAACCATAACTCCTCAGGATGCACTTAAATTAATTGAAGAAAGTCCAGAGATCAGTATTTTGGATATCCGGCCAAGGGATGAATTTGAAAGGGAACATGTTCCTGGTGCTGAAAATATGGACTACCATGGCCATGAATTCCAGAAGAAGGTTGAAAATTTGGATAAAGATAAGATCTACCTTATATACTGTAAAAGTGGAGTCAGGGGTGGTTACTTCATGGATAAAATGAGGGATTCCGGTTTTAAAGGTGCATTCAATGTTCTGGGCGGATTTGTTGCCTGGAAGGTAAGTAAACTTCCCCTTTCAAGTGATTGA
- a CDS encoding DNA glycosylase has product MMQKTLRIHPNGPFDLKLTIQSGQTSQPPWKFVNGEFQELLMIQGKPCFIGIHQKPDDLDGPLTLRAESKYEIEDDEIRSKVCEIFDLEHDLMELYSFLESSEKLQPTIGFCRGLRLFKAQDPFECIISSICSANNSIARWNKSILQIKEKWGDEFDFASGEFHSFPSPETLMKVPEHDIEEMELCGCIGEPSDYKENLKSCGVGYRCSYMKEAARMAHEEIDITKLGDMDYDNAFNEVLKFPGVGPKVADCILFYGYGMGQAFPVDVWIGRIISALYFKREEIKPPKARTFGMEEFGEHAGYVQLYLFHYARKSGLLESLKKK; this is encoded by the coding sequence ATGATGCAAAAAACCCTCAGAATCCATCCAAATGGCCCTTTCGACCTGAAACTGACTATTCAAAGCGGTCAAACATCTCAACCCCCGTGGAAATTCGTAAATGGAGAGTTTCAGGAGTTGTTGATGATCCAGGGCAAACCCTGTTTCATTGGTATACACCAGAAGCCAGATGATCTCGATGGACCCCTCACACTCCGTGCAGAATCAAAGTATGAGATAGAAGATGATGAGATCCGGTCAAAGGTATGTGAAATATTTGACCTTGAACATGATTTAATGGAACTTTACAGCTTCCTTGAATCAAGTGAAAAACTCCAGCCTACCATAGGATTCTGCAGAGGATTAAGACTCTTCAAAGCCCAAGACCCCTTTGAGTGCATTATTTCGTCCATATGTTCGGCAAATAATTCCATTGCGCGGTGGAACAAATCCATACTCCAGATAAAGGAGAAATGGGGCGATGAATTCGATTTTGCTAGTGGCGAGTTCCACAGCTTCCCCTCACCCGAAACCCTCATGAAGGTTCCAGAACACGATATTGAGGAGATGGAACTCTGCGGATGTATTGGAGAACCTTCAGATTACAAAGAGAACCTTAAAAGCTGCGGCGTAGGTTACCGCTGCAGTTACATGAAGGAAGCAGCTAGAATGGCCCATGAAGAAATTGACATCACGAAGCTTGGGGATATGGACTATGATAATGCCTTTAACGAGGTTCTGAAATTCCCTGGTGTGGGTCCAAAGGTTGCTGACTGCATACTCTTCTACGGCTACGGAATGGGGCAGGCTTTTCCTGTGGATGTCTGGATTGGAAGGATAATTTCGGCCCTGTACTTCAAAAGAGAAGAGATAAAACCTCCAAAGGCCAGAACATTTGGAATGGAGGAGTTCGGGGAACATGCAGGTTATGTTCAGCTTTACCTATTCCACTACGCACGTAAATCTGGACTTCTGGAGTCCCTGAAAAAGAAATAG
- a CDS encoding GAF domain-containing protein, whose product MGNKSTSEYGMGSGEKVESVKIESLKKRIETMPPDSSLKEVSEVIMEAVKTITSSENCYVAYLDPENHDSVGISFSHMTGECQMYAERGEARFKVRKDGTYGGLLGYSLDTGESFYVRNPSMHPAAHGIPEGHVPVSQFLSVPAKYEGEIVGQIVLGNPSQDYTSRDVDMADAVADIYAEAVKKLFY is encoded by the coding sequence ATGGGGAATAAAAGCACATCAGAATATGGAATGGGCTCCGGAGAGAAAGTAGAATCTGTTAAAATTGAATCACTTAAAAAAAGGATTGAAACCATGCCTCCAGATTCCTCCCTCAAGGAAGTTTCTGAGGTGATTATGGAAGCTGTAAAAACCATCACATCCAGTGAAAACTGTTACGTTGCCTATTTGGACCCTGAAAACCATGACAGTGTTGGAATTTCATTCTCCCACATGACTGGGGAGTGTCAGATGTACGCTGAAAGGGGTGAGGCCCGTTTTAAGGTGAGAAAGGACGGAACTTATGGTGGACTTCTCGGATACTCCCTCGATACTGGTGAATCCTTTTACGTGCGTAATCCTTCAATGCACCCTGCAGCCCATGGAATACCTGAAGGCCACGTTCCTGTATCCCAGTTTCTATCTGTACCTGCCAAGTACGAAGGCGAAATTGTGGGCCAGATCGTTCTAGGGAACCCCTCACAGGACTACACATCACGAGATGTGGACATGGCAGATGCTGTGGCTGATATATACGCTGAAGCTGTTAAAAAATTATTTTACTGA
- a CDS encoding peptidylprolyl isomerase — protein MKKALIETDKGNIELTLFDKEAPNTVENFEKLANSGFYNGLTFHRVIPNFVIQGGCPKGNGTGGPGYTIKCEINPHKHGTGALSMAHAGKDTGGSQFFITHSPQPHLDGVHTVFGKVVKGMDVVNKITPGDVMNKVTVTDE, from the coding sequence ATGAAAAAAGCATTAATTGAAACAGATAAGGGAAACATCGAGCTCACCCTCTTTGATAAAGAGGCACCCAACACAGTTGAAAACTTTGAAAAACTTGCAAATTCAGGCTTCTACAACGGTCTAACCTTCCACAGGGTCATACCAAACTTCGTGATACAGGGAGGATGTCCTAAAGGGAATGGAACCGGTGGCCCAGGTTACACAATAAAATGTGAAATAAACCCACACAAACACGGAACAGGCGCCCTATCCATGGCCCATGCAGGTAAGGACACCGGTGGAAGTCAGTTCTTCATAACCCACAGCCCACAGCCACACCTTGATGGAGTACACACAGTCTTCGGAAAAGTTGTGAAGGGAATGGACGTTGTCAACAAGATAACCCCTGGCGACGTAATGAACAAGGTCACAGTGACCGATGAATAA
- a CDS encoding acetylornithine transaminase translates to MNTNEIMDLDKKYVMQTYGRQPLALKKGSGAVVWDVEGKSYIDCVAGIAVNNVGHAHPKVAEAICNQAKNLIHTSNIYYTEEQVTLAELLAEVSPHNKAFFCNSGAEANEGAIKLARKHTGKGEIITMKNSFHGRTITTITATGQTKYQKNFGPLTPGFSYVDYCDVEAAADAITENTAAVLVEPVQGEGGIIVPPKDYLKELKKVCHENEVLIIFDEVQTGFGRTGEMFASQTFDVTPDITTLAKAIAGGFPMGAVLASDEVGETFEPGDHAATFGGSPLACAAAKASINVILEEKLLEKSRENGAYFKAKLEAIKDKNEVVNDVRGLGLMLGMEINFQCSELVDKMRENGIIVNCTAGNVLRFVPPLLISREQIDTVTSVLEEVLKGY, encoded by the coding sequence ATGAATACAAATGAAATTATGGATTTAGATAAGAAATACGTTATGCAGACCTACGGTCGTCAGCCACTGGCCCTTAAAAAGGGAAGTGGGGCAGTGGTCTGGGATGTTGAGGGTAAATCTTACATAGACTGTGTTGCAGGTATAGCTGTGAACAACGTGGGTCATGCACACCCAAAGGTGGCTGAAGCCATCTGTAATCAGGCTAAAAATCTCATACACACATCCAACATCTACTACACAGAGGAACAGGTTACCCTGGCCGAGCTTCTGGCAGAGGTTTCGCCCCACAACAAAGCTTTCTTCTGCAACAGCGGTGCAGAGGCCAATGAAGGTGCAATAAAGCTTGCACGTAAGCACACAGGAAAGGGTGAAATAATAACTATGAAAAACTCCTTCCACGGCCGTACCATCACAACAATCACTGCAACAGGACAGACCAAGTACCAGAAGAATTTTGGGCCATTAACACCAGGTTTCAGCTACGTTGATTACTGTGATGTTGAAGCTGCAGCAGATGCAATAACAGAAAACACCGCAGCAGTTCTTGTAGAACCTGTACAAGGTGAAGGTGGAATAATAGTTCCTCCAAAAGATTACCTGAAGGAGCTCAAGAAGGTGTGCCATGAAAATGAGGTTCTGATCATATTCGATGAGGTTCAGACTGGTTTTGGAAGAACAGGGGAAATGTTTGCATCCCAAACCTTCGATGTAACCCCTGACATCACAACCCTTGCCAAGGCCATTGCAGGTGGGTTCCCAATGGGTGCAGTTCTTGCAAGTGATGAGGTTGGTGAAACCTTCGAACCTGGAGACCATGCAGCAACCTTCGGAGGCAGCCCTCTGGCATGTGCAGCTGCAAAGGCTTCAATAAATGTTATACTTGAGGAGAAGCTCCTTGAAAAATCCCGTGAAAATGGTGCCTACTTCAAAGCCAAACTCGAAGCTATAAAGGATAAAAATGAAGTTGTTAATGATGTACGGGGCCTTGGACTCATGCTGGGAATGGAAATCAACTTCCAATGCAGTGAACTGGTTGATAAAATGCGTGAAAATGGCATAATCGTTAACTGTACTGCTGGAAACGTTTTACGGTTCGTTCCACCTTTACTCATAAGCCGTGAGCAGATCGACACAGTTACCTCTGTTCTTGAGGAAGTTCTCAAGGGTTACTGA
- a CDS encoding MFS transporter encodes MEDPHINKWQILIAISIGAVMVPMNASIINVSLPTIATFFNASITTAEWVLTAYLITLLSMVLFFGRLGDFVGHERLYLAGLVGFIVSSILCSMSPSIMSLEIFRAIQGFSAAMMLSVSMGIVKRAFPKHQLGKAMGMYSVAVAVGLALGPAIGGIIGETFGWRFIFLVNVPLGIMSFIICYKVLVRGARRAVKWDIPGTLLQFACLFSLVYFLNYIENGLDTTALLIAGFSFTTLVLFIWNELHAKNPMLNLKIFKNRTFSAFDVSLHFNYICMYMLLFVMPFYLQKVLHLNANLTGLVLTASPLIMMFLAPVSGALSDKWGSRRPALLGSVISAFALLSMTQLQTTSTALDVFLRLALLGVGTALFQAPTNRALMASTPPKESGVASSIIVTTRNLGMVFAVCFGGILLNTAISPDVLQQGHLFSTAAQNLTTGMHRVVLFGAVLSILMAFLAFIGLLKRTVVMEETERVVKKQKKIIQKQVAKQAHHISIVLHK; translated from the coding sequence TTGGAAGATCCCCATATCAATAAATGGCAGATCTTAATAGCAATATCAATAGGCGCTGTAATGGTGCCAATGAACGCAAGTATAATTAACGTTTCACTCCCAACCATCGCAACTTTTTTCAATGCGAGTATAACAACAGCAGAATGGGTTTTAACAGCTTATCTTATCACCCTATTAAGTATGGTGCTCTTTTTTGGTAGGCTTGGTGACTTTGTAGGACATGAACGGCTTTATCTGGCAGGACTTGTTGGTTTCATAGTATCCTCAATTCTCTGCAGTATGTCTCCTTCAATCATGTCTTTAGAAATATTCCGGGCTATACAAGGATTTTCAGCAGCCATGATGCTTTCAGTTTCCATGGGAATAGTAAAAAGGGCATTCCCAAAACATCAGCTAGGAAAGGCAATGGGCATGTACTCTGTGGCTGTAGCAGTGGGACTGGCTTTGGGTCCGGCAATTGGGGGGATAATTGGCGAAACATTCGGATGGAGGTTTATCTTCCTTGTAAATGTCCCATTAGGCATCATGAGTTTTATTATCTGCTACAAGGTTCTTGTTAGGGGGGCACGTCGTGCTGTTAAATGGGATATTCCAGGAACGTTACTGCAATTTGCATGCTTGTTCTCGCTTGTTTACTTTTTGAACTACATAGAAAATGGATTGGATACTACAGCACTCCTAATTGCAGGTTTCAGCTTCACAACCCTGGTACTCTTTATATGGAATGAACTCCATGCCAAAAATCCTATGCTGAACCTGAAAATCTTTAAAAATAGAACTTTTTCAGCCTTTGACGTGAGTTTGCACTTTAATTACATCTGTATGTACATGCTGCTTTTTGTAATGCCTTTCTATTTGCAGAAAGTACTTCACCTGAATGCAAACCTCACAGGGCTGGTTTTAACAGCATCTCCCCTTATAATGATGTTCCTGGCCCCTGTAAGTGGGGCACTCTCAGATAAATGGGGGTCACGGCGCCCAGCATTACTTGGGTCAGTCATATCTGCATTTGCACTTTTATCAATGACACAGCTCCAAACCACATCAACGGCTCTGGACGTATTTTTGAGGCTGGCCCTTCTTGGAGTGGGTACAGCCCTGTTCCAGGCACCAACAAATCGGGCGCTCATGGCATCAACCCCACCCAAAGAAAGTGGAGTTGCATCAAGTATCATAGTTACAACCAGAAATCTTGGAATGGTTTTTGCAGTCTGCTTCGGAGGTATACTTCTCAACACTGCCATATCACCAGATGTTCTTCAACAGGGTCATCTTTTCAGCACAGCAGCCCAAAACTTAACCACAGGAATGCACAGAGTTGTGCTTTTTGGAGCAGTTTTAAGTATATTAATGGCATTTTTGGCATTTATTGGGCTTTTAAAGAGGACTGTAGTTATGGAAGAAACTGAAAGAGTGGTAAAAAAGCAAAAAAAAATAATTCAAAAACAAGTTGCCAAACAGGCCCATCATATCTCCATAGTGCTCCATAAATAA